The following coding sequences lie in one Schistosoma mansoni strain Puerto Rico chromosome 3, complete genome genomic window:
- a CDS encoding putative ribosomal protein S2, whose translation MDSSGGGRGGFRGSFGARGRGRGRGRGRGRGRGRGVATKEWKPVTQLGRLVNERKITTLEEIYMFSLPIKECEIIDTILGSSLKDEVLKIMPVQKQTCAGQRTRFKAIVAMGDHNCHVGLGVKCAKEVATAIRGAIIQAKLSIIPVRKGYWGNQIGKPHTVPCKVTGKCGSVSVRLIPAPRGTGIVGAPVPKKLLQMAGIEDVYTSARGQTSTLGNFAKATYAAIRATYEYLTPDLWNVVPKSKHIFVEYAGFLNKIAKEV comes from the exons ATGGATTCGTCAGGTGGGGGTCGCGGTGGTTTTCGTGGTTCGTTTGGAGCTAGGGGAAGAGGACGCGGACGAGGACGTGGCCGCGGACGAGGTCGTGGTCGTGGAGTTGCAACAAAAGAATGGAAGCCTGTTACCCAGTTGGGACGTCTAGTAAACGAAAGGAAAATTACTACATTAGAAGAAATATACATGTTCAGTCTCCCGATTAAGGAGTGTGAAATTATAGATACCATATTGGGTTCAAGTTTAAAAGATGAAGTACTTAAAATCATGCCAGTTCAAAAGCAGACTTGTGCTGGCCAGAGAACCCGCTTTAAAGCAATTGTTGCAATGGGAGACCATAACTGTCACGTTGGGCTAGGAGTAAAATGTGCTAAGGAGGTCGCTACAGCAATTAGAGGCGCTATCATTCAGGCTAAGCTGTCAATAATTCCTGTAAGGAAAGGATACTGGGGTAATCAAATTGGTAAACCACACACTGTTCCATGTAAAGTGACTGGAAAATGTGGTTCTGTGTCAGTACGTTTGATTCCAGCCCCTCGTGGAACAGGCATTGTTGGTGCCCCAGTTCCCAAAAAGCTTCTTCAAATGGCTGGTATCGAAGATGTCTACACAAGTGCTCGTGGTCAGACCTCAACCTTGGGAAATTTCG CCAAAGCAACATACGCAGCCATACGAGCTACCTATGAGTATCTAACACCTGATTTATGGAACGTGGTTCCAAAATCAAAACACATATTTGTTGAGTATGCTGGATTTCTTAACAAAATTGCTAAAGAAGTTTGA
- a CDS encoding putative ribosomal protein S2 — protein MDSSGGGRGGFRGSFGARGRGRGRGRGRGRGRGRGVATKEWKPVTQLGRLVNERKITTLEEIYMFSLPIKECEIIDTILGSSLKDEVLKIMPVQKQTCAGQRTRFKAIVAMGDHNCHVGLGVKCAKEVATAIRGAIIQAKLSIIPVRKGYWGNQIGKPHTVPCKVTGKCGSVSVRLIPAPRGTGIVGAPVPKKLLQMAGIEDVYTSARGQTSTLGNFGNQSNIRSHTSYL, from the exons ATGGATTCGTCAGGTGGGGGTCGCGGTGGTTTTCGTGGTTCGTTTGGAGCTAGGGGAAGAGGACGCGGACGAGGACGTGGCCGCGGACGAGGTCGTGGTCGTGGAGTTGCAACAAAAGAATGGAAGCCTGTTACCCAGTTGGGACGTCTAGTAAACGAAAGGAAAATTACTACATTAGAAGAAATATACATGTTCAGTCTCCCGATTAAGGAGTGTGAAATTATAGATACCATATTGGGTTCAAGTTTAAAAGATGAAGTACTTAAAATCATGCCAGTTCAAAAGCAGACTTGTGCTGGCCAGAGAACCCGCTTTAAAGCAATTGTTGCAATGGGAGACCATAACTGTCACGTTGGGCTAGGAGTAAAATGTGCTAAGGAGGTCGCTACAGCAATTAGAGGCGCTATCATTCAGGCTAAGCTGTCAATAATTCCTGTAAGGAAAGGATACTGGGGTAATCAAATTGGTAAACCACACACTGTTCCATGTAAAGTGACTGGAAAATGTGGTTCTGTGTCAGTACGTTTGATTCCAGCCCCTCGTGGAACAGGCATTGTTGGTGCCCCAGTTCCCAAAAAGCTTCTTCAAATGGCTGGTATCGAAGATGTCTACACAAGTGCTCGTGGTCAGACCTCAACCTTGGGAAATTTCGGTAA CCAAAGCAACATACGCAGCCATACGAGCTACCTATGA